A single genomic interval of Lacrimispora sphenoides JCM 1415 harbors:
- a CDS encoding D-alanyl-D-alanine carboxypeptidase family protein, with translation MRHAIGILLAAAFVFLIGTGAAAVWLTGKEAVNENTTVTEEREEKNTTIQTKDELNLYAQSAVLMDASTGRVLYGKNENLARPMASTTKIMTCILALESGNLSDTVTASQNAASQPKVHLGVYKGETFLLKDLLYSLMLESHNDAAMMIAEHIGGSQEGFARLMNQKARDLGCEDTYFITPNGLDAKEEKDGQVKIHSTTATDLARIMNYCIGQSPKKEEFLEITATRSYAFADLEGKRFFSCNNHNTLLAMMDGAFSGKTGFTGGAGYSYVGAVQDEGRVYTIALLGCGWPPHKAYKWSDARKLFQYGMERFHYRNVFEDVSLPDIPVKEGIPSSGRLDEPVLVSCSIGGEEEKSLTLLLADEEEVTVQTEIPKELNAPVRKGQTVGTVIYRLNGEVVKSYPVYLTAGADRLTTAWCIKNIFNRYLSMPGVMGLIPN, from the coding sequence ACAGAGGAGAGGGAAGAGAAAAATACAACGATTCAGACAAAGGATGAGCTAAATCTTTATGCCCAATCAGCAGTTTTGATGGATGCCTCAACCGGCCGCGTTTTATATGGAAAAAATGAGAATCTGGCCCGGCCCATGGCCAGCACCACAAAAATCATGACTTGCATCCTCGCCCTGGAGAGCGGGAATCTTTCTGACACGGTAACTGCCAGCCAGAATGCGGCTTCCCAGCCTAAGGTTCATTTAGGAGTCTATAAGGGAGAGACGTTTCTGCTAAAGGATTTACTTTACAGTCTGATGCTGGAATCCCATAATGATGCAGCCATGATGATCGCAGAGCACATAGGAGGAAGCCAGGAGGGGTTTGCCAGGCTGATGAACCAGAAGGCCAGGGATTTAGGCTGCGAAGATACCTATTTTATCACACCCAATGGGCTTGATGCCAAAGAAGAAAAGGATGGACAGGTGAAGATCCATTCCACGACAGCCACAGATTTGGCCAGGATCATGAATTACTGCATCGGCCAGTCGCCCAAAAAAGAGGAATTCCTTGAGATTACGGCAACAAGAAGCTATGCCTTTGCTGATCTGGAAGGAAAACGTTTCTTTTCCTGCAATAACCACAATACCCTTCTGGCCATGATGGACGGGGCGTTTTCAGGAAAGACAGGGTTTACCGGAGGAGCCGGCTATTCTTATGTGGGAGCTGTCCAGGATGAGGGAAGAGTTTATACCATCGCCCTTTTAGGCTGCGGATGGCCGCCTCATAAGGCTTATAAATGGTCAGATGCAAGAAAGCTTTTCCAATACGGGATGGAACGCTTTCATTACAGGAACGTATTTGAAGACGTCAGTCTTCCGGATATTCCCGTAAAAGAGGGGATTCCTTCCTCAGGACGCTTAGATGAACCGGTCCTGGTATCCTGCAGCATAGGCGGAGAAGAAGAAAAGAGCTTAACCCTCCTTTTGGCGGATGAGGAAGAGGTCACGGTACAGACTGAGATTCCCAAGGAATTAAATGCTCCGGTCCGAAAGGGGCAGACGGTGGGGACTGTTATTTACCGCTTAAACGGAGAGGTCGTAAAAAGCTATCCGGTATATCTGACGGCTGGAGCAGACCGCCTGACAACGGCCTGGTGTATAAAAAATATTTTCAATAGATATTTATCCATGCCCGGAGTTATGGGACTTATCCCTAACTGA
- a CDS encoding YitT family protein, translated as MNMKKIATVLVGNTIYALAVSLFILPGGLITGGTTGLALVAHHQLGIPVAAFIGAFNIIMFVAGAFFLGKQFAFTTMISTFYYPFILGVFENLFGQAAMTDDRMLATVFSGLLIGVGIGMVIRAGASTGGMDIPPLILNKKMNLSVSMTMSAFDCLILLSQMLFSNKEQILYGILLVLTYSTVLDKVLLIGRNQMQVKIISEKYEEISQAIQSRMDRGTTLLASEGGYLRTASFTVLTVISGRQLSKVNELVMGIDPSAFMIINQVNEVRGRGFTLHKEYK; from the coding sequence ATGAATATGAAAAAGATCGCAACAGTGCTAGTGGGCAATACCATTTATGCTCTGGCCGTATCCTTGTTTATTCTGCCGGGGGGACTGATCACAGGCGGAACAACCGGTCTTGCTTTGGTGGCCCATCACCAGTTGGGCATTCCCGTAGCTGCCTTTATCGGAGCCTTTAATATTATCATGTTTGTGGCGGGAGCCTTCTTTTTGGGAAAGCAGTTTGCATTTACAACCATGATCAGTACTTTTTATTATCCGTTTATATTAGGAGTATTTGAAAATCTGTTCGGTCAGGCCGCTATGACAGATGACCGGATGCTGGCCACTGTTTTTTCCGGACTTTTAATCGGCGTGGGCATCGGTATGGTAATACGGGCCGGCGCTTCCACCGGAGGAATGGATATTCCCCCTCTGATCCTTAATAAAAAAATGAATCTGTCCGTATCTATGACCATGTCGGCCTTTGACTGCCTGATCCTTCTGTCACAGATGTTATTTTCCAATAAGGAGCAGATCCTTTACGGAATCCTGCTGGTGCTTACCTACAGCACGGTTCTTGATAAGGTGCTCTTAATCGGCCGCAACCAGATGCAGGTAAAAATCATAAGTGAAAAGTATGAGGAGATCAGCCAGGCGATCCAATCCCGGATGGACAGAGGAACTACCTTGCTTGCCAGCGAAGGAGGATATTTAAGAACGGCTTCCTTTACGGTTCTTACCGTAATTTCCGGGAGACAGCTTTCAAAGGTGAACGAACTGGTCATGGGGATTGATCCCAGTGCATTCATGATCATTAACCAGGTCAATGAGGTGCGGGGAAGGGGATTTACCCTTCATAAAGAATATAAATAG
- the citX gene encoding citrate lyase holo-[acyl-carrier protein] synthase gives MEENVTLDEMLSFREKKVSMQEALHKKHEEATIVALGMNIPGPRKISPGIFQAFSAGGEALNRLFLEHGLTVTEETVVKEKAGYLKLYAVKSQDPLFVKKITIHMEETHPLGRLFDIDVYDEAVNGIGRAELGYPVRRCLICEKDAKLCGRSRSHTVEELYGRVESMINSWLIERGR, from the coding sequence GTGGAAGAAAATGTGACTTTAGATGAGATGCTTTCTTTCCGGGAAAAGAAAGTAAGTATGCAGGAAGCACTTCATAAAAAGCATGAGGAAGCCACGATTGTGGCTCTTGGGATGAACATTCCCGGTCCGAGGAAAATCTCTCCAGGTATCTTTCAGGCATTTTCCGCAGGGGGAGAAGCACTTAACCGCCTGTTTTTGGAACATGGGCTGACTGTGACGGAAGAGACCGTGGTAAAAGAGAAGGCCGGCTATTTAAAGCTCTATGCAGTAAAAAGCCAGGACCCTCTATTTGTGAAAAAGATAACGATTCACATGGAAGAAACCCATCCTCTTGGAAGGCTGTTTGATATCGACGTTTACGATGAGGCTGTAAACGGGATCGGCAGAGCGGAATTGGGATACCCTGTGCGCAGATGTCTGATATGTGAAAAGGATGCAAAGCTATGCGGCCGCAGCCGGAGCCATACGGTAGAGGAGCTTTATGGACGTGTTGAGAGTATGATAAATTCCTGGTTGATCGAAAGGGGCAGATGA
- the citD gene encoding citrate lyase acyl carrier protein → MEIKKPAMAGTLESSDCQVTVEPGDGKIDFVLESAVINQYGNRIRKVIMETLKNLGIDNVRITVVDKGALDCTIKARVEGAVSRSTDQFENILWGGRRKR, encoded by the coding sequence ATGGAAATTAAAAAACCAGCCATGGCCGGTACATTGGAGTCCAGCGACTGTCAGGTGACTGTAGAGCCAGGTGATGGTAAAATCGATTTTGTACTGGAAAGCGCAGTAATAAACCAGTATGGCAACAGGATTCGGAAGGTAATTATGGAGACCCTTAAGAATCTGGGAATCGACAATGTGAGAATCACGGTTGTTGATAAGGGAGCACTGGATTGCACCATAAAGGCGCGGGTGGAAGGTGCGGTATCCCGTTCCACGGACCAGTTTGAAAATATTCTTTGGGGAGGCAGAAGAAAACGATGA
- a CDS encoding aldolase/citrate lyase family protein — MNPNKKRLRRTMMFLNAQKPGLIKDPHIYKPDSIMLDLEDAVAENQKDAARFSLYHALQEIDYRGCERVVRINGLDTPYWKEDIRCAVAGGCDAIRIPKTERPEDVIAVEAEIRTAEEDFGIPEGRTLIMAAIESARGVVKALDVCEASERLFGIALSGGDYTKDLQTYITGTGIELMGARQNLIIAARAAKIQCFDTVYTDLDDMEGFRRDVETIHLMGFDGKSIINPRQIPVVHDIFTPAQKNIIFAEKVVMEIEDKREKGIGVFIVDGKMIDIAFYDGAKRTIELAKASGVYKGGL, encoded by the coding sequence ATGAATCCGAATAAGAAACGGCTCAGAAGAACTATGATGTTTTTAAATGCCCAAAAACCAGGCCTCATTAAGGATCCGCATATTTATAAACCGGATTCTATTATGCTGGATCTAGAAGATGCGGTCGCAGAAAATCAGAAGGATGCAGCCAGGTTTTCCCTTTATCATGCACTTCAGGAGATTGATTACAGGGGCTGCGAGCGGGTAGTCCGGATCAATGGACTGGATACTCCTTATTGGAAGGAGGACATCCGCTGTGCGGTTGCAGGCGGCTGTGATGCGATCCGGATCCCGAAAACAGAAAGGCCTGAGGATGTAATAGCAGTGGAGGCAGAGATCCGGACTGCAGAAGAGGATTTTGGCATTCCGGAAGGAAGGACCCTCATTATGGCTGCCATAGAATCTGCAAGAGGTGTGGTGAAAGCACTGGATGTCTGTGAGGCTTCCGAGAGGCTGTTTGGAATCGCACTATCCGGCGGGGACTATACCAAAGACTTACAGACCTATATTACAGGAACCGGAATTGAGCTGATGGGAGCCAGACAGAACTTGATCATTGCGGCCAGGGCGGCAAAGATCCAGTGCTTTGATACGGTTTATACGGACCTTGATGATATGGAAGGCTTCCGGCGGGATGTGGAAACCATTCATCTGATGGGATTTGACGGAAAATCCATTATCAATCCCCGCCAGATCCCGGTTGTCCATGATATCTTTACTCCGGCACAGAAGAATATCATCTTTGCAGAAAAGGTGGTTATGGAAATCGAGGACAAAAGGGAAAAGGGAATCGGAGTATTTATCGTAGACGGAAAAATGATCGACATTGCGTTCTATGACGGAGCCAAGAGAACCATAGAGCTTGCCAAGGCCTCTGGCGTATACAAAGGAGGATTGTAA
- the citF gene encoding citrate lyase subunit alpha, producing MINAVGRDIPEEILKLTGKEPFMGVHHFDGSVYKKDGPVTKCVINSEGSKLVDSIHDCLVKCGIRDGMTLGFHHHFREGDYVVNMVMEEIHSMGIRDITICASSLGKAHDQLVDYIEDGTITGIQSSGVRGKIGRAISEGKLKGLAIMRSHGGRVRAIETGEVRIDIAFVGAPTCDDYGNCRGIGGKSDCGVLSYSMVDADYADKVVAITDCLVPFPNFPAHISMTKVDYVVVVDEIGNPDKIATGAAKPTTDMRKLMMADYCTNFVVNTPYFKDGFSYQTGVGGASIASTISLAKIMKERNVRMRFGVGGLTKPMCDLLENGQVDALLDTQDFDLDAVESVMNPKHFRISAGEYADPFNKGAVVNKLDFVILAALEVDVNFNCNVVVGSDGMITGAQGGHPDTAAGAKCTIVITPLLQGRIPAVCTDVTTVTTPGESIDVVITDYGIAVNPRRQDLIQCMKDVDLPFKTIEELRDIAYSITGEPEKVQFDDKVVGIIESRDGTVMDVVRKIREFQFTGE from the coding sequence ATGATAAATGCAGTAGGGAGAGATATTCCGGAAGAAATCTTAAAACTCACAGGAAAAGAACCTTTTATGGGAGTTCATCACTTTGATGGATCCGTGTATAAAAAGGATGGTCCTGTGACAAAATGCGTGATTAATTCGGAAGGGAGCAAACTGGTGGACAGCATTCACGATTGTCTGGTGAAATGCGGGATCCGGGATGGCATGACCCTGGGCTTTCACCATCATTTCCGGGAAGGCGACTACGTGGTAAACATGGTAATGGAGGAGATCCACAGCATGGGAATTAGGGATATTACCATCTGTGCAAGCTCCCTTGGAAAAGCCCATGATCAGCTGGTGGATTACATAGAGGATGGGACCATTACCGGGATTCAGTCCTCCGGCGTCAGAGGAAAGATCGGCAGGGCCATATCAGAAGGAAAATTAAAGGGCCTGGCCATTATGCGTTCCCATGGCGGAAGAGTCCGTGCCATCGAAACCGGTGAGGTTAGGATCGATATCGCATTTGTCGGTGCGCCCACCTGCGATGATTATGGAAACTGCCGGGGCATCGGCGGAAAATCCGATTGCGGTGTTCTCTCTTATTCCATGGTGGATGCAGATTATGCGGATAAGGTGGTAGCAATCACGGACTGCCTGGTTCCATTTCCAAACTTCCCCGCCCATATTTCCATGACAAAGGTAGATTATGTGGTAGTTGTTGATGAGATCGGAAATCCGGATAAGATTGCTACCGGAGCCGCAAAACCAACCACAGATATGCGAAAGCTTATGATGGCTGATTACTGCACCAATTTTGTCGTGAATACCCCGTATTTTAAGGACGGATTTTCTTACCAGACCGGAGTTGGCGGAGCTTCCATCGCTTCCACCATTTCTCTTGCAAAAATCATGAAGGAGAGAAATGTGCGTATGCGCTTCGGAGTGGGAGGGCTGACAAAACCCATGTGCGACTTATTGGAGAACGGTCAGGTGGATGCCCTGTTAGATACCCAGGATTTCGATCTGGATGCGGTAGAATCCGTCATGAATCCAAAGCATTTTCGAATCAGTGCAGGGGAATACGCGGATCCCTTTAACAAGGGAGCTGTTGTCAACAAGCTGGATTTTGTGATCCTGGCTGCTCTGGAAGTTGATGTGAATTTTAACTGTAATGTAGTGGTTGGTTCTGACGGCATGATTACAGGCGCTCAGGGAGGGCATCCGGACACTGCGGCAGGAGCAAAATGTACCATAGTGATTACTCCGCTGCTGCAGGGAAGGATTCCGGCAGTCTGCACAGATGTAACAACAGTTACGACTCCCGGCGAATCCATTGATGTGGTGATTACGGATTATGGCATTGCAGTCAATCCAAGAAGGCAGGATTTAATCCAGTGTATGAAAGATGTGGATCTGCCGTTTAAGACCATTGAGGAACTGCGGGACATCGCATACTCCATTACAGGAGAACCGGAAAAGGTGCAGTTTGATGATAAGGTGGTAGGTATCATCGAAAGCAGGGATGGTACCGTCATGGATGTGGTGCGTAAGATCAGGGAGTTTCAGTTTACAGGAGAATAA
- the citG gene encoding triphosphoribosyl-dephospho-CoA synthase CitG → MISSSCVKPKETMKEAAFHIGNLAYRAMLEEVYTTPKPGLVDLYSTGAHKDMDVISFEKSAKALEPYFVSMALEGMRLPRMPRLLFERIRRIGLSAEEAMYQATAGVNTHKGLIFHLGILSAAAGACIETYGTVTTEYLVEMEQAMARETLIKELKEMQEFSSNGEKNLNQYGLTGARGEAISGYASVCRIALPVMAKGVKEGRDWNRIKLETLFMLMSRVEDSNIIARHDPSVLLKVQSIARNFLLAGGAYGDKSMVTLKRMDADFIKGNISAGGCADLLAVAIFMNDLAEEPVKGRLLWNS, encoded by the coding sequence ATGATTAGCAGTTCTTGCGTGAAACCAAAAGAGACAATGAAAGAGGCGGCTTTTCACATTGGGAACCTGGCTTACCGGGCCATGCTTGAGGAGGTTTATACGACTCCCAAGCCCGGCCTGGTGGATTTGTATTCCACAGGCGCTCATAAAGATATGGACGTTATCTCCTTTGAAAAGAGTGCCAAAGCCCTGGAGCCGTATTTTGTTTCCATGGCCTTAGAAGGCATGAGGCTTCCCCGCATGCCAAGGTTGTTATTTGAGCGCATCCGCCGGATCGGTCTGTCTGCAGAGGAAGCCATGTATCAGGCTACGGCAGGGGTAAATACTCATAAGGGACTGATCTTTCACCTGGGAATCTTAAGTGCAGCCGCCGGGGCTTGCATAGAGACTTATGGAACCGTGACAACAGAGTATCTGGTGGAAATGGAGCAGGCCATGGCAAGAGAGACCCTAATAAAGGAATTAAAGGAGATGCAGGAGTTTTCAAGCAACGGAGAAAAAAATCTGAATCAATATGGGCTTACCGGTGCAAGGGGAGAGGCCATAAGCGGTTATGCTTCCGTATGCAGGATCGCCCTTCCTGTCATGGCAAAAGGGGTTAAGGAAGGCCGGGATTGGAACCGGATCAAACTGGAAACTTTGTTTATGCTTATGAGCAGGGTAGAGGACTCCAACATCATTGCAAGACATGATCCGTCCGTTCTTTTGAAGGTTCAGTCCATCGCAAGGAATTTCCTGCTTGCCGGTGGGGCCTACGGGGACAAAAGCATGGTGACGTTAAAACGAATGGACGCGGATTTTATAAAGGGAAATATAAGTGCCGGAGGATGTGCAGATCTTCTGGCTGTTGCAATTTTTATGAATGATCTGGCAGAAGAGCCGGTGAAGGGGAGGCTTCTATGGAATTCGTAA
- the citC gene encoding [citrate (pro-3S)-lyase] ligase: protein MEFVKLEGRPLKGKELELLKDFLKRNDLDYDQGIEYSVCLLDENYRIQATGSAEQNVLKCIAVDKSARGFGLSGTIISSLTQYEFENGRSHILIYTKPENREMFGDLGFYPVLMTDEVLFLENRKNGFEEFVNRLISESPKEALNPDMVIGSIVANCNPFTYGHRYLAEQALACCDYVHVMVLADNRSSFGADERFFMVQEGLRDLPRVIVHQAADYVISAATFPTYFIKEKVRGEKAGCQLDLELFGKRIAPALKITTRFVGTEPVCAVTGHYNEEMKKILPGHGISVMEIERKRSGGEAISATEVRKWYEKGDFEGMRNLVPETTLEYLEKKKKGQRPKG, encoded by the coding sequence ATGGAATTCGTAAAGCTGGAGGGAAGGCCGTTAAAAGGAAAAGAGCTGGAACTGTTAAAGGATTTTTTAAAACGGAATGATCTGGATTATGACCAGGGAATCGAATACAGCGTATGCCTGCTTGATGAGAATTACCGGATCCAGGCCACCGGCTCAGCAGAACAGAATGTCTTAAAATGCATAGCGGTTGATAAAAGCGCACGTGGGTTTGGCTTATCCGGAACGATCATCTCATCCCTGACCCAGTATGAATTTGAAAACGGCAGGTCCCATATTCTCATATACACAAAGCCGGAAAACAGGGAGATGTTTGGAGATCTTGGATTTTATCCGGTTCTTATGACCGATGAAGTTCTTTTTTTGGAAAACAGAAAAAACGGGTTTGAAGAGTTTGTAAACCGTCTGATCTCAGAGTCTCCTAAGGAGGCTCTGAACCCGGATATGGTCATCGGTTCCATCGTTGCCAACTGCAATCCATTTACTTACGGCCACCGGTATCTGGCAGAACAGGCCCTTGCCTGCTGTGACTATGTCCATGTAATGGTTCTTGCCGATAACAGAAGCAGTTTTGGAGCAGATGAACGATTTTTTATGGTGCAGGAGGGACTAAGAGATCTGCCGCGGGTGATCGTTCATCAGGCAGCTGATTATGTCATATCCGCAGCAACCTTTCCGACCTATTTCATAAAGGAGAAGGTCCGGGGGGAAAAGGCTGGCTGCCAGCTGGACTTAGAGCTTTTTGGCAAGCGCATCGCCCCGGCTCTTAAGATAACAACGCGTTTCGTGGGGACAGAACCGGTATGCGCGGTAACCGGGCATTACAATGAGGAGATGAAAAAGATCCTTCCCGGGCATGGGATTTCTGTGATGGAAATCGAGAGGAAGCGTTCCGGGGGAGAGGCAATCAGTGCAACTGAAGTCCGGAAATGGTATGAAAAGGGGGACTTTGAAGGAATGAGAAACCTGGTGCCTGAAACCACATTGGAATACCTTGAAAAGAAAAAAAAGGGCCAGAGGCCTAAGGGATAA
- a CDS encoding response regulator transcription factor translates to MSDKVLIVDDDPAVCKLLEKVMHSNDLETSVADSGLTALNQLKNHTYDMILMDVMLGDMEGFEVIKRLRSQGIQTPVMIVSGRNEDYDSLYGLSVGADDYITKPFRPLVLGAKVKALIRRNKNQVLYSSDVLECGSFTYNTSTMRFYKNGEEIVLSSKESSLMLLFLKHPGQVFTKDMIYDHVWGNSVAVDDNAIMVYINRLRGKIEENRQKPVHIVTVRGLGYRFIP, encoded by the coding sequence ATGTCTGATAAAGTATTAATTGTGGATGACGATCCGGCGGTTTGCAAGTTATTGGAAAAAGTCATGCACAGCAATGATCTGGAAACCAGCGTTGCTGACAGCGGACTTACCGCACTGAATCAACTGAAAAACCACACTTACGATATGATCCTCATGGATGTAATGCTGGGCGATATGGAGGGCTTTGAGGTTATCAAACGTCTGCGAAGCCAGGGCATCCAGACTCCGGTTATGATCGTAAGCGGAAGAAACGAAGATTATGATTCCCTATATGGTCTTTCGGTCGGCGCAGATGATTACATAACCAAGCCATTCCGTCCCCTGGTGCTGGGAGCCAAGGTAAAGGCGTTAATCCGCCGCAACAAAAACCAGGTGCTGTACAGCTCGGATGTTCTGGAATGCGGATCTTTCACTTATAATACTTCCACCATGCGGTTTTATAAAAACGGAGAAGAGATTGTTCTTTCTTCCAAGGAGAGCAGTCTGATGCTCCTGTTTTTAAAGCATCCAGGCCAGGTATTTACAAAAGACATGATTTACGATCATGTGTGGGGAAACAGCGTTGCCGTAGACGATAATGCCATCATGGTATACATCAACCGCCTGCGTGGTAAAATCGAAGAAAACCGGCAGAAGCCGGTCCATATCGTAACAGTCAGAGGTCTTGGATACCGGTTTATCCCTTAG
- a CDS encoding ATP-binding protein — MSKIKRNKRYGTVFMFCTMASILLIFCCLVFSIWDEYKETIINNQKKQMLLTTQSMGENLKIFIEGYQADLNTLCDIENENYKKTGREEWSILESYVTKHSRFVFDVILEDQDGSLLKSVNGYGVTDTYSVTEISQDVSFRQCKLNNGEMYLILRKIFPDGRTLSMILNEKNYYNSLVSNIRLGTNGYVVIKDSKGIILIHPQESQWGINVISGRQEMFPDKDLTSLQQMIENQNRGEAGVSEYYSYWWLDPGVPEVKKVSAYSPAVIGNGFLVVSAVIDYNDIYIPVAAGFFKLGLVFLGIVSVLLGMVLYIGDLRVQKKKDTEEIAYLWELNKILEEMHQSEETIAHQQRLQIMGTMTGGIAHEFNNLLTPIMGYSELLMYGLPEGEENYDSASEIYEASRKAKEIIQQISSLSRKNMETAYKNINAAKVLNRAIKMVSSVCPAHVHLKKEIVLSGECFLGNETQMNQVILNICVNAIHAIGHREGTITINGSKVSSEELKQYKLTAVSEEWNYYLRIDIADDGEGMSEEMLKQIFDPFFTTKKNGTGTGLGLSLVEQIIHSHKGYVFAESRLGEGSVFHIFLPVNEQKEQEGQQETGEESGDSLRLLVIDDNPKVLRLLEKSFSRLHVPLTACMDFEEARRILKEQEIDAIVTEQEIAGKSGTDFYMSLQGKYPDIIRIIMTDRVTREILEAKKRKIIDEYIDKPVSDSVILKAVKNCKERI, encoded by the coding sequence ATGAGTAAAATAAAAAGAAATAAGAGATATGGGACGGTTTTCATGTTTTGTACCATGGCCTCCATACTGCTGATTTTCTGTTGTCTTGTATTCAGCATCTGGGATGAATATAAAGAAACGATTATAAATAATCAAAAGAAACAGATGCTTTTGACAACCCAGAGCATGGGAGAAAATCTAAAGATTTTTATTGAAGGATATCAGGCAGATTTAAACACCCTGTGCGACATAGAAAACGAGAACTATAAAAAGACAGGCAGGGAAGAATGGAGTATACTAGAGAGCTATGTGACGAAACACAGCCGGTTTGTTTTTGATGTTATTCTGGAGGATCAGGATGGAAGTTTATTAAAAAGTGTCAATGGATATGGGGTGACTGATACTTATTCTGTAACAGAGATCAGCCAGGATGTGAGCTTCCGGCAGTGCAAACTGAATAATGGAGAAATGTATTTGATTTTAAGGAAAATATTTCCTGACGGCAGAACCCTTTCCATGATCTTAAATGAAAAGAATTATTACAATTCCCTTGTTTCCAATATCCGCCTGGGAACTAATGGGTATGTGGTAATCAAGGACTCGAAAGGGATCATCCTCATTCACCCTCAGGAAAGCCAGTGGGGGATCAATGTGATTTCCGGCAGGCAGGAGATGTTTCCTGACAAGGATTTAACCAGCCTGCAGCAAATGATAGAAAACCAGAACAGAGGAGAGGCAGGGGTCTCCGAGTATTATTCCTACTGGTGGCTGGATCCGGGGGTTCCGGAGGTGAAAAAGGTCAGCGCTTATTCACCGGCTGTCATTGGAAACGGATTTCTGGTAGTCAGTGCAGTGATTGACTACAATGATATTTATATCCCGGTTGCAGCCGGATTTTTCAAGCTGGGCCTTGTCTTTTTAGGAATTGTTTCCGTACTCCTTGGAATGGTGCTTTATATCGGGGATCTGCGGGTCCAGAAGAAAAAGGACACGGAAGAGATCGCCTATCTCTGGGAGCTAAATAAAATTTTAGAAGAAATGCATCAGAGTGAAGAAACCATTGCCCATCAGCAGAGGCTTCAGATTATGGGAACCATGACCGGCGGCATTGCCCATGAGTTTAACAACTTACTGACTCCGATCATGGGATATTCCGAATTGCTGATGTATGGACTTCCGGAGGGGGAGGAAAATTATGACAGTGCGTCAGAGATTTATGAAGCCTCCAGAAAGGCAAAAGAAATTATCCAGCAGATCTCATCCTTAAGCCGGAAAAATATGGAGACCGCCTATAAAAACATAAACGCCGCAAAGGTACTGAACCGTGCCATAAAAATGGTAAGTTCCGTATGCCCCGCCCATGTGCATTTAAAGAAAGAAATTGTCTTATCCGGTGAATGTTTTCTGGGAAACGAAACCCAGATGAATCAGGTCATATTAAACATCTGTGTGAATGCTATTCATGCCATCGGCCACAGGGAAGGAACCATAACCATAAACGGAAGCAAAGTAAGTTCGGAAGAATTAAAACAATACAAGCTCACCGCAGTTTCAGAGGAGTGGAACTATTACCTGCGGATTGACATTGCAGACGACGGGGAAGGCATGAGCGAAGAGATGTTAAAGCAGATTTTTGATCCGTTTTTTACAACAAAGAAAAATGGGACCGGAACGGGCCTTGGCCTTTCTCTGGTGGAGCAGATCATTCATTCTCACAAAGGATATGTTTTTGCGGAAAGCAGACTGGGAGAAGGCAGTGTCTTTCATATTTTCCTTCCTGTGAATGAACAGAAAGAGCAGGAAGGGCAGCAGGAAACCGGGGAGGAAAGCGGGGACTCTTTAAGACTTCTGGTCATCGACGATAATCCAAAAGTATTACGTCTTCTGGAAAAAAGTTTCAGCAGGCTTCATGTGCCCTTGACAGCCTGCATGGATTTTGAAGAGGCCAGAAGAATACTAAAGGAACAGGAAATCGATGCCATTGTAACGGAACAGGAAATTGCCGGGAAAAGCGGCACCGATTTTTATATGTCCCTTCAGGGAAAGTATCCGGATATTATCCGGATCATTATGACGGACCGGGTAACGAGAGAAATCCTGGAGGCCAAGAAACGGAAAATCATTGATGAATACATCGATAAACCGGTTTCTGACTCCGTGATTTTAAAAGCAGTAAAGAACTGTAAGGAAAGAATTTAA